The DNA sequence CTCCGCGCCCTCGCGCACCCACTGTActctcctccctttctcccGCTCAGCTCTGCCCAATGcatgaaacaaataaaatatacaatggGGAAATGGTGGTGGGCGATACCTATACGGCAGTCATTTGCGCGATGTGTCCAACAACAACTGGGCGTCCTCCTCCTGTGATCAGTGTACTGTGTAGAGCTCTGCTCTGCTGGACCTCACACCCTCCCTCCGTCCTGTCGAGGCTCGATGTCTACCCCGCTGGGCTGTGTGACTGTGCGTCACGTTGGTATCATAATTCCCACGGGTTTCATGCCCAGAGACGGTGCGGGATATAGGCCTTATATCTCCGATTGGATGAGTGGAAGAAAATACAcgatcacacgcacacacacacaaaaaaatacaataattagGCGCAAACTAACGCACAGACCCGAGCTGCCCTGTCTCCCTCCGTCGATTTCTAGAGCTCATCAAGCCCAGTCGTCGTTTGTCATTGTTGATCATATGCTTCCGATATTACATCCTTGCATTTAATGGAAAATAACGTCGACGTGATGACAGCCGCTTTGCATATCCTTGAAGAATCGTGATGAGGCGCAGCAGCACATCAGGACGGATACGGGAGATATCAGACTTTTACAAAAAAGAGGCAAGGGGTCGTGTTCTAAAATGACGCGGtgataagaaaacaaaaagacaacagcTGGAAAACCAGCAAATATCAGGTTTTCAGCTCCTGGCCTCGCCTTGCATCcgtcctctcttcttcttcttctggcgctctctctctctctctctctctctccatccgcTGGTCCGCTTGTTGCGCGTTCTGCACTCGAGAGCGCGCaacgcgcgcgcgcgtgtgtgtgtgtctgtgtgtgtgtgtgtgtgtgtgtgtgtgtgtgtgtgtgtgtgtgtgtgtgtgtgtgtgtgtgtttatgtgtgcgcgtgtgtacgtgtgcagagacagagagaggaagggagagagggagcttCGACTATATTACCAAGGTTTGTCTGAGTGAGCAACAATAAGCTGCTGTGTAGGCAAAAGGAGAGGAATGTAGAATAAACAGTGGTTCATGTTTATTTACACCGTTGTGTCTTTTTACAGGACTGACCAGCTCAGATTTAGGTTTAGCATTCACATTTCTCATATGAGGAGAACACGCAGAAAGGGTATTGTAAAGCTATTGTTTGCTGTGTAGCAGGATATGCACATAAATCAAGCACAGGAATTTGcaatatttccattttaagGAAGTCCTTTGCTGTGAAAATGTTGCCTATTTGTCAATCTGCCGGCTTTGAAATAAATCATCATGTCATCGCCATTTATAAAGCATGTCACACCTTGATGACAGCTGATGGCATTCTGGTTTCATCACCTGTCTCTGCAGAAGCATGTTACTGTAATCTGCCACTACTGCCACTACTCCTACCATGCAAAAATGCACTCTATTGctttttgtatttgcttttcaGGAGTAATGGCAGCATATAAAGGTTTAGGTGTTGCCTTTGGAACTCCCTCCCGTTGTCCATCTGTACCATAGAGTCTCTACCCACCTTTAAAACCTCCCTCAAAACCCACCTATTCCGAAGGGCCTACCCCACATGACTCCACTCTACGTCAAAATCATGGATAGATTGCTTCCTTTCAATTTTCTATCTCAATCttttaaatgttattgttttaatttagttatgtttgcctttttaactgtatttttgcttgttttaactgtaaggtgtccttgagtgctatgaaaggtgcccataaataaaatgcattattattattattattattaggtcaCTCAGATAATGAGGATACAAGATAACCTCCCATCTTCCTCTTGTCTATCTAGATCCTGATTGATCCTATAAAAGCATCATTTATGCAGTCTACGTGTGCAAGGAAGTGTGCAAAGGCTAAACACAGTCCTTATGAAAGACACTGAGTCATGTCAAAGGAAATCACTGACTATATAGAAAAGCCAGTTTCTCCATAATTTCACTTGACTGCCTTTGAATAACTCTGATTGCTTCATGTGTAGCCTGTAAAGTGGAGCCAGACTTCATAAACACTCAAAGCACAACAGTCACtaacaaaattattttaaagcCGCTGAATAATTCATTGATTTCAGATGTTTTGATTGGATGGTACAAATTaccacgtaaaaaaaaaattcgcgTTACAAAGCTGTGTCGTTGAAAATGGGAAAATGTGTGGAAGAATCTCCTGGGTGTAATAAAACAAGCCATAATAGTAAGACTTGGCTCAGACATAACCTTGGCTTGACTGTATACTTGGCAGCTTTCAAAGATATTAAAGTCAGCCAATTCTAAGCTGAGGTCAGCATTGGTTAGCAGTATTCAGTGTTAATTTAGACAgtcttttactttacttttttattgGTTGTTGCCATATCCACACCCACTTATACAGGCAATATTTTTCCGGTAAGGCCACAGGAGTTGATTGGCGCTATAGAAAAGCAAATCTAGTGACAGTAACGCCAGATTTGCCAGTATTGTCTGACATTGAGCTGTAAAAAGGGTTTTGTTTGGTAACGCTGTGTTACATTGGCAGCATCAGCATTGTACCTTGTGACAAAGCTTTTTATTACCAAACATGGTAACTTTTGGGGAAACCCACAGTATTGTCCCATCACCATGATGACCTTCCTCCATCCTTGCCATCCGCTCCTCCCTCCACTTCTGCATCttcctctccacctccaccccaccctctgtcctttttcttcttctttttcttcttcttatctTCCACCTTGTACTTCAGTCTTCTCACAGGGTCACTCAAGCTGCGCATGGACTTCCCCTCAAAGTCCTCGCTGATCATGAAATTCCGGTCGATGAGCTCTGCTGCTTCCTGCCAGTTGCGGTAGCAGTCTGGGCCTTGGCAGAGTATTTCCTTCACCGCGTTAGGGATGAGGATGGAGCAGTCGGGGCGCAGCACCACCACTGTGGGCAGCTCCTCCACGTTAAACATGGCCTTCAGCTctctgtggacacacacacacacatacactcactggCACACACATTGGCATACAGCAAATGGATTTATACAGCAAGGTATATTTACATTACAATCATCCA is a window from the Perca fluviatilis chromosome 1, GENO_Pfluv_1.0, whole genome shotgun sequence genome containing:
- the LOC120567401 gene encoding nucleoredoxin-like protein 1; this encodes MVDLFVDRVLVKNNTDQDELDTEREIVMRLQNRILMLYFASAACESCQQFAPTLTDFFERLTDEFYVDRGAQLVLLYISLDQSEEQQESFLKKLPKKCLFLAYEDPYRRELKAMFNVEELPTVVVLRPDCSILIPNAVKEILCQGPDCYRNWQEAAELIDRNFMISEDFEGKSMRSLSDPVRRLKYKVEDKKKKKKKKKDRGWGGGGEEDAEVEGGADGKDGGRSSW